A region of Sulfitobacter faviae DNA encodes the following proteins:
- a CDS encoding DUF484 family protein → MSSSPKIDDALREAIISAPDVILDDSDVMQALIAANEKAMGGNIVDLRGIAMERLETRLDRLEDTHRSVIAAAYENLAGTNQIHRAILRMLDPVEFETFLRDLGGEVADILRVDAVRLVLESTQNDNDPAVQRLGDVLSVAEPGFIDDYLSQGRGGMVRQVTLRALQDGSEALYGSKAGWIRSEACLKLDFGPGRLPGLLVMGAEDPHMFGPQQGTDLLTFFTGVLERSMRRWLS, encoded by the coding sequence ATGAGCAGCAGCCCCAAAATCGACGACGCCCTGCGGGAGGCGATCATCTCAGCGCCCGACGTCATTCTTGACGACAGCGACGTGATGCAGGCGCTGATTGCGGCGAATGAAAAGGCCATGGGCGGCAATATCGTCGATCTGCGCGGCATCGCGATGGAGCGGCTGGAAACCCGTCTCGACCGGCTGGAGGACACACACCGCAGCGTCATCGCGGCGGCCTATGAAAACCTTGCCGGGACCAATCAGATCCACCGCGCCATCCTGCGCATGCTCGACCCGGTGGAGTTCGAGACCTTCCTGCGCGATCTCGGCGGCGAAGTGGCCGATATCCTGCGCGTCGATGCGGTGCGGCTGGTGTTGGAATCCACTCAGAACGACAATGACCCGGCGGTGCAGCGCTTGGGCGATGTGCTGAGCGTGGCCGAACCGGGGTTCATCGACGACTACCTCAGCCAAGGGCGCGGCGGCATGGTGCGGCAGGTGACCCTGCGCGCGCTGCAAGACGGATCCGAAGCGCTCTATGGCAGCAAGGCGGGGTGGATCCGGTCCGAGGCTTGTCTCAAGCTTGATTTCGGCCCCGGACGGCTGCCCGGCCTGTTGGTCATGGGCGCCGAAGACCCGCATATGTTCGGCCCGCAACAGGGCACCGATCTGCTCACCTTCTTTACCGGCGTGCTGGAGCGCTCCATGCGCCGCTGGCTGTCTTGA
- the fsa gene encoding fructose-6-phosphate aldolase: MKFFVDTAEIDAIAELNDLGMVDGVTTNPSLILKSGRNILEVTKEICDLVDGPVSAEVVALEADAMIAEGRKLAEIADNITIKLPLTWDGLKACKVLSGEGHMINVTLCFSANQALIAAKAGATFISPFIGRLDDINLDGMDLIQDIRTIYDNYGFETQILAASIRSVNHILDAARIGADVMTAPPEVIKKLAAHPLTDKGLEQFMADWKKTGQNIL; the protein is encoded by the coding sequence ATGAAATTCTTCGTAGATACAGCCGAGATCGACGCCATTGCCGAACTCAATGACCTTGGCATGGTCGACGGCGTGACCACCAACCCCTCCCTCATCCTGAAATCGGGCCGCAATATCCTTGAAGTCACCAAAGAGATTTGTGACCTCGTCGATGGCCCTGTTTCCGCCGAAGTCGTGGCGCTGGAAGCCGACGCGATGATCGCCGAAGGCCGCAAACTGGCCGAGATCGCCGACAACATCACCATCAAACTGCCGCTGACATGGGACGGGCTGAAAGCCTGTAAGGTTCTGTCGGGCGAAGGTCACATGATCAACGTGACACTCTGCTTCTCGGCGAACCAAGCGTTGATCGCGGCCAAGGCGGGCGCGACTTTCATCTCGCCCTTCATCGGGCGCCTTGACGACATTAACCTCGATGGCATGGACCTGATCCAAGACATCCGCACCATCTATGACAACTACGGTTTCGAGACGCAGATCCTCGCCGCCTCCATCCGCAGCGTGAACCACATTCTGGACGCCGCACGCATCGGTGCAGACGTGATGACAGCGCCGCCCGAGGTGATCAAAAAACTGGCCGCGCATCCGCTGACCGACAAGGGGCTGGAGCAGTTCATGGCCGATTGGAAAAAGACCGGTCAGAACATCCTCTGA